A portion of the uncultured Draconibacterium sp. genome contains these proteins:
- a CDS encoding discoidin domain-containing protein, whose amino-acid sequence MRYLILLISILVFTNKLFAQFVDEATPSDVKPSLPSVPGSWELEFSDEFNGTEVNTATWNIDNSTKSRAARPKIGITDWRWKSENVSVDGGNLILKVFKTGSNSMTNGSIQTYSKYHTQYGYFEARIKIGDASKGTHTAFWLQGPNMGNVDGTANDGAEIDVFESAWTGDFTKSVVHIDGYGANHQANTKQFDTPGIHSGFHVWGFYWTPNAMEIYYDGVFKVRYSDQKWVVHSPEFLWLSNGASFGVEGNQYFVDLPIGYLTETQVDYIRVWKGEDSSDNDSTLSKENWQLLYADSEDDYGGNLATYAFDGNPYTFWHTEWKDNSPSYPHEIQIDLGDSAKIYAFNYLPRQDNNLNGNIAEYEFYASNDKQNWGEPLASGTFAANGDEKSVQLPDTVVCKYVRLVALSEVNSNAFTNVAELSLMGYYTKDISTGVSSVRNKPTIKAYPNPFTNEINVSLDLVDGISLWRIVSMDGRILKEAQVSHFVNELHITTTDLPAGMYMLEVATGKGRDVKLMVKK is encoded by the coding sequence ATGAGGTATTTAATACTGCTGATTTCCATTTTGGTGTTTACCAATAAATTATTTGCGCAGTTTGTGGACGAGGCAACACCTTCTGATGTAAAACCGTCACTCCCGTCGGTTCCCGGTTCCTGGGAGCTCGAATTCAGCGACGAGTTTAATGGAACAGAAGTAAATACAGCCACATGGAACATTGATAACAGTACAAAGTCGAGAGCTGCACGACCAAAAATCGGTATCACCGATTGGCGCTGGAAATCCGAAAATGTTTCGGTTGATGGAGGGAACCTGATTCTGAAGGTGTTTAAAACAGGTAGTAATTCCATGACCAACGGTTCCATTCAAACGTATAGTAAATACCACACCCAGTATGGTTATTTTGAGGCCCGCATTAAAATTGGTGACGCAAGCAAAGGTACACACACCGCTTTTTGGTTGCAGGGGCCAAATATGGGCAACGTGGATGGCACAGCAAACGATGGAGCAGAAATAGATGTTTTCGAATCGGCATGGACGGGTGATTTTACAAAATCTGTAGTGCATATTGATGGATATGGTGCAAATCATCAGGCCAACACAAAACAGTTTGATACGCCCGGAATTCATTCAGGATTTCACGTTTGGGGTTTTTACTGGACTCCCAATGCCATGGAAATATATTACGATGGTGTTTTCAAAGTACGTTATTCCGATCAGAAATGGGTGGTGCACAGTCCCGAGTTTTTGTGGCTTTCCAACGGAGCCAGTTTTGGTGTGGAAGGCAACCAGTATTTCGTAGATCTTCCCATTGGTTACTTAACCGAAACACAGGTAGATTACATACGGGTGTGGAAAGGCGAAGATTCTTCCGACAATGATTCAACTTTAAGTAAGGAGAACTGGCAGCTTTTATACGCCGACAGCGAGGATGACTATGGTGGTAATCTGGCAACCTATGCCTTCGACGGAAATCCATACACCTTTTGGCATACCGAATGGAAAGATAACAGTCCTTCTTATCCGCATGAGATTCAGATTGACCTGGGAGACAGCGCAAAAATATATGCTTTTAACTATTTGCCCCGTCAGGATAATAACCTGAACGGGAATATTGCCGAATACGAATTCTATGCCTCAAACGACAAGCAAAATTGGGGCGAACCGCTTGCCAGCGGAACTTTCGCTGCAAATGGCGATGAAAAATCGGTTCAATTGCCCGATACGGTGGTATGCAAATATGTTCGCCTGGTAGCTTTATCAGAGGTTAATAGTAACGCGTTTACAAATGTTGCCGAGTTGAGCTTAATGGGGTATTACACGAAGGATATTTCAACAGGAGTGAGTAGTGTGCGAAATAAACCAACGATAAAAGCTTACCCCAATCCGTTTACAAATGAAATAAATGTAAGTCTTGACTTAGTAGATGGAATTAGTCTTTGGCGAATCGTCTCCATGGATGGACGAATATTAAAAGAAGCACAGGTATCCCATTTCGTAAATGAACTACATATCACTACTACCGATCTGCCAGCAGGAATGTACATGCTTGAGGTAGCTACAGGAAAAGGCAGAGATGTAAAATTAATGGTGAAAAAGTAA